From the genome of Candidatus Polarisedimenticolia bacterium:
CTCCCCCCTCATCGGAGCCGCCGGCGTGATCGATCTGGCCGACATCCAATCCGCGTCTCCCGTCGTGCAGCGCTTCGTGCGGCCGACGCCGCACTTGTTCAGCTATACGCTGAGCGCGCTGCTCGAGGTGCCGATCTTCCTGAAGCCCGAGAGCCTGCAGCGCACCGGCTCGTTCAAGCTGCGCGGCGCCTGCCACCGCATCAGCGCGCTGACCCCGGAAGAGCGGCGCGCCGGAGTCATCGCCGCCTCGGCGGGAAACCATGCGCAGGGGGTGGCGCTGGCGGCGCAGTTCTTCGGGATAGCCGCCACGGTCGTCATGCCCGAATCGACCCCGATCAACAAGATCCAAAGGACCGCGGCCGCGGGCGCGCGGGTGGTGCTGCGAGGCGATTCGGTGGACGATTCCCTGGCGGTGGCGCGCGAAGAGGCCGCTCGCCGCTCGCTGGCGCTCATCCACGGCTACGACGATCCCTGGATCATTGCCGGCCAGGGAACGGTCGGCCTCGAGATCCTCCGGGATCTTCCCGACGTCGGCACGATCGTCGTGCCGGTGGGAGGCGGCGGGCTGATTGCGGGCATCGCGCTGGCGATCCGCAGCCTGCTTCCTTCGGTCCGCATCATCGGAGTGCAGGCTTCCGGGTGCCCCTCCGCCGTCCGCGCCCTGCAGGAGGGGCAGCCGGTCAGCATCGCGCGGCCCCGCACCATCGCCGACGGCATTCGCGTCGGCCGTGTGGGCGATCTCCCTTTCGAGATTTTCCGGTCGCGCATCGACGAGATCGTCCTGGTGGAGGACGAGGAGATCAGCCGGGCCATCGTGGTGCTCATGGAGAAGTCCAAGCTGGTGGTCGAGCCGGCCGGGGCCGTGGGCGTCGCGGCCCTCCTGGCGGGAAAGATCCGTCCGCTCAACGGTCCCGTCTCGGTCGTCCTTTCGGGCGGCAACATCGACACCAACTTCTTCGTCCGTATCCTGGAGCGGGGGCTGACCCAGGAAGGACGCCTGGTCCTGCTGCGAGTCGGAATTCTCGACAAGCCGGGGCAGCTGGCCAAGGT
Proteins encoded in this window:
- the ilvA gene encoding threonine ammonia-lyase produces the protein MIDLADIQSASPVVQRFVRPTPHLFSYTLSALLEVPIFLKPESLQRTGSFKLRGACHRISALTPEERRAGVIAASAGNHAQGVALAAQFFGIAATVVMPESTPINKIQRTAAAGARVVLRGDSVDDSLAVAREEAARRSLALIHGYDDPWIIAGQGTVGLEILRDLPDVGTIVVPVGGGGLIAGIALAIRSLLPSVRIIGVQASGCPSAVRALQEGQPVSIARPRTIADGIRVGRVGDLPFEIFRSRIDEIVLVEDEEISRAIVVLMEKSKLVVEPAGAVGVAALLAGKIRPLNGPVSVVLSGGNIDTNFFVRILERGLTQEGRLVLLRVGILDKPGQLAKVLALLADLGSNVLDVKHYRAGWQLPLEGTELEILLETRDAAHGREIVSRLKGEGYEVRLSGSAS